One genomic window of Dunckerocampus dactyliophorus isolate RoL2022-P2 chromosome 7, RoL_Ddac_1.1, whole genome shotgun sequence includes the following:
- the otoa gene encoding otoancorin: MAAKGGFSLFIVSCAALVLIKCCKAQLEWMNRDGMQPYQEKAALESFDSYPPETMCDIFRSGNFTSEVNKGDMKPSLARKLLQRMKKCYAGEREFIEDVNQLGPLACYYDDAPASTPELSQQILALLAECYNPLATVQKTLLLKKVFSNSNWTTSDVLRLLGVSVSLLSPIQLDNISSADLKEVLKNLPPDVQSTSTQQRTLVNKVLGDEKCQEVSSQQLLQLAPVMKGVPHCALQRVKAWETPKDVEALRNISRRMSRGQRKAVLQGLLEKRSASELVRQLPGSLLSSMSLKNLDEADITSFEQVRGENLSRSQAAFLVKKLFKGSYLNFWRTSLLQGVTCQMIDKVADTDLQDMAQATEKTPWWLSKAQVGCAAWKYFGTLQKVQPDYFTIITEEQLNDIPTSLMIHLPPRELNNLPDSVCEAFLNKTQTANLTSLPRRSPSRPALVQKALHCLTKEKNASSLLTVEDVSRLGPLVCELEASTLSLIEADSLNATLQAMASCQHIPLWRREALMELVRDNFGDPSDWSQETMESFGPLLDLDETALYALPYKPWMIEVFYFLRTRHQTEALRRKLFNLITYKREEERRKRTVSRMTRSLNRNKPTVDAINALAMDNVFWSADQLDMMSSDTFLVTMETLGSVPDYDSEQLTVLSKKATEALGPVSQMNESVVAQMGCIAQGFSNSDLEKMAFSLDMLEEVGRCGWKMSQLNPVWRSVAKRNNLAARRLDASDMVALNRFMCGLTSDEIAQLDLSAFRDAVGSINDIRCSLKVAQRFKKLLVSAFGHPSSWTEASVSEVGNMIAGLHAHELQSMSAPVLMFLSESCIPLLHPSNIAALSTDQLEALGPDNAAMVTSGQRAALTDVQLEALERAEIGEVQNPASQVQSGAPSVSTEGMSVLVKPLLALLVGFLLL, translated from the exons ATGGCTGCAAAGGGaggtttttctctctttattgTTTCCTGTGCAGCCTTGG TGTTGATAAAGTGCTGCAAGGCTCAGCTGGAATGGATGAACAGGGACGGGATGCAGCCTTACCAAGAAAAAGCAGCACTGGAGTCTTTTGATTCGTACCCACCAGAAACA ATGTGTGACATTTTCCGCTCTGGAAACTTCACATCCGAGGTGAACAAGGGCGACATGAAGCCCAGCCTGGCCAGGAAGTTGCTGCAAAGAATGAAAAAGTGCTACGCAGGAGAGCGTGAGTTTATAGAAGATGTGAACCA GCTCGGCCCATTGGCTTGTTACTATGACGACGCTCCCGCCTCGACTCCTGAACTCAGTCAGCAAATTCTGGCTCTGTTGGCTGAGTGCTACAACCCATTGGCCACAGTG CAAAAGACGCTCCTTCTCAAGAAGGTGTTTTCAAACTCCAACTGGACCACGTCTGATGTGCTGCGCTTGCTTGGTGTCAGCGTGAGCTTGTTGTCTCCCATACAACTGGATAACATCTCTAGCGCTGATCTCAAAGAGGTACTCAAAAACCTGCCGCCTGACGTCCAGTCGACGTCCACGCAGCAACGCACTCTAGTCAACAAAGTACTGGGCGACGAGAAG TGTCAGGAGGTTTCCAGCCAGCAGCTGCTCCAGCTGGCTCCAGTCATGAAAGGAGTGCCACACTGTGCTTTGCAGCGTGTGAAAGCTTGGGAGACGCCGAAAGACGTGGAGGCCCTGAGGAACATCTCCAGGAGGATGAGCAGGGGTCAGCGAAAGGCCGTGCTGCAAGGG CTGCTGGAGAAGAGGAGCGCTTCGGAGCTGGTGCGCCAGCTGCCGGGGTCTCTACTGAGCAGCATGTCTCTGAAGAACCTGGATGAAGCAGACATCACCTCCTTCGAACAAGTGAGGGGGGAAAACCTGAGTCGCTCACAG GCCGCTTTTCTGGTGAAAAAGCTTTTCAAGGGAAGTTATTTGAACTTTTG GAGGACGTCCCTCCTTCAGGGTGTTACCTGCCAAATGATTGACAAAGTTGCTGACACAGACCTGCAAGACATGGCTCAGGCCACAGAGAAGACACCATGGTGGCTCTCCAAAGCGCAG GTTGGATGTGCAGCCTGGAAATACTTTGGAACTTTGCAGAAAGTGCAGCCAGATTACTTCACAATCATCACAGAGGAGCAGCTGAATGATATCCCAACAAGTCTAATGATCCACCTGCC GCCTCGGGAATTGAACAATCTGCCTGACTCTGTTTGCGAAGCCTTCCTCAACAAAACGCAAACAGCCAACCTCACCTCACTGCCTCGTCGATCTCCGTCTCGACCCGCTCTGGTCCAGAAAGCACTGCATTGCCTGACCAag GAGAAGAACGCGTCATCACTGCTGACCGTGGAGGATGTGTCCCGGCTCGGACCACTCGTATGTGAGCTTGAAGCCTCCACATTGAGCCTCATAGAGGCCGACAGCCTCAACGCCACCCTGCAGGCCATGGCCTCCTGCCAGCACATTCCTCTGTGGCGCAGGGAAGCACTGATGGAGCTCGTCAGAGACAACTTTGG GGACCCATCTGATTGGTCACAGGAAACTATGGAGTCTTTTGGTCCACTCTTGGATTTGGACGAGACAGCTCTATATGCGCTGCCCTATAAG CCTTGGATGATCGAGGTCTTCTATTTCCTGAGGACGAGGCACCAGACAGAAGCGCTGAGGAGGAAATTGTTCAACCTCATCACATACAAAAGGGAGGAGGAACGTAGAAAGAGAACAG TCAGCCGTATGACTCGCAGTTTGAATCGTAACAAACCAACGGTGGATGCAATAAACGCGCTGGCAATGGACAATGTCTTCTGGTCAGCTGATCAGCTggatatgatgtcatcagacaCTTTCCTTGTTACCATGGAAACACTTGGCAGCGTCCCTGACTATGACTCCGAGCAGCTGACTGTGCTCAGTAAAAAGGCAACTGAG GCCCTGGGTCCTGTGTCTCAGATGAATGAGAGCGTCGTGGCACAGATGGGATGTATCGCTCAGGGATTCTCTAATTCCGACCTGGAGAAGATGGCCTTCTCCTTGGACATGCTGGAGGAAGTAGGGCGCTGTGGCTGGAAGATGTCGCAG CTGAATCCAGTGTGGAGAAGTGTGGCTAAACGCAACAACCTGGCGGCTCGGCGGCTGGACGCTTCAGACATGGTGGCTCTGAACCGATTCATGTGCGGCCTGACCTCTGACGAGATCGCCCAACTGGACCTCAGTGCTTTCAG GGACGCCGTGGGCTCCATCAACGACATCCGCTGCTCACTCAAAGTAGCCCAGCGGTTTAAAAAGCTGCTGGTGTCtgcgtttggacaccccagcagCTGGACTGAGGCGTCAGTCTCCGAAGTGGGGAACATGATTG CTGGCTTGCATGCACACGAGTTGCAATCTATGAGTGCACCTGTGTTGATGTTTCTTAGCGAGAGCTGCATTCCGCTCCTTCATCCAAGTAACATAGCT GCACTCTCTACCGACCAGCTGGAAGCTCTTGGCCCTGACAATGCTGCCATGGTAACCAGTGGACAGCGAGCTGCTCTTACAGATGTGCAACTGGAAGCCCTGGAGAGGGCAGAAATTGGGGAAGTTCAAAATCCTGCAAGTCAGGTGCAATCAG GAGCTCCTTCAGTGAGCACAGAGGGGATGTCGGTCCTTGTCAAGCCCCTTCTGGCTCTCCTCGTGGGCTTCCTGCTGCTGTGA